One stretch of Podospora pseudoanserina strain CBS 124.78 chromosome 4, whole genome shotgun sequence DNA includes these proteins:
- the ERP1 gene encoding emp24p/erv25p-related protein (EggNog:ENOG503NVYE; COG:U): MRAILPLLSLASMAQALYFYIDVTTPRCFFEELPKDTLVVGHYVAEEWDDQRHHWAKHEGISIYISVDEIFDNDHRVVSQRGGPSGKFTFTAAEAGDHKICFTPSSSSGRSSWLSMAQPNGGIRLTLDMAIGETSAIDSSDKSKIADLATRVKDLNARLNDIRREQVFQREREAEFRDQSESTNARVVRWILIQLFVLAGTCAWQLSHLRSFFIKQKLT, translated from the exons atgagggccatcctccccctcctctccctcgcctccatgGCCCAGGCCCTCTACTTCTACATCGACGTAACAACCCCCCGCTGCTTCTTCGAAGAGCTCCCCAAAGACACCCTCGTAGTAGGCCACTACGTAGCCGAAGAATGGGACGACCAGCGCCACCACTGGGCCAAGCACGAGGGCATCTCGATTTACATTTCCGTTGAC GAAATCTTCGACAACGACCACCGCGTCGTCTCCCAGCGCGGCGGCCCCTCGGGCAAATTCAccttcaccgccgccgaagccggCGACCACAAAATCtgcttcaccccctcctcctccagcggCCGCTCCTCCTGGCTGAGCATGGCCCAGCCCAACGGCGGCATCCGCCTCACCCTCGACATGGCCATCGGCGAGACCTCGGCTATCGACAGCAGCGACAAGTCCAAGATTGCCGACCTGGCCACCCGGGTCAAGGACCTGAACGCGAGGCTGAATGACATCAGGAGGGAGCAGGTGTTTCAACGT GAGAGAGAAGCCGAATTCCGCGATCAATCCGAGTCCACCAACGCTCGCGTCGTCCGCTGGATCTTGATTCAATTGTTTGTCCTTGCTGGTACCTGTGCTTGGCAGCTGAGCCATCTTAGGAGCTTTTTTATTAAGCAGAAGCTAACGTGA
- a CDS encoding hypothetical protein (COG:S; EggNog:ENOG503NXX7), producing MNRAATSITITDPFVKYTSLIATGAYSPDAAQYRLAHHLQKIYTRLKDYKPTHEYRSRLGQIARAIDPVTTSAHGGDDIASPTHPIRRNPLFSKLFQRDDSKDSLALARTLTDQQAALHVNSPKGLFLSGEVGTGKSMLLDLLAEGLPTQGKKRWHYNTFMLHAFSRLEEFRKSHSKVFSTHGAEYSLLWIAKEMVEQSPILFLDEFQLPDRAASKIMNNLFIAFFQLGGVLIASSNRMPEELEKATGGYYSPPTTGGLVERVLGYGKSQYGELFGKTSDFASFLEVLKARCDFWHMEGTRDWRRRESHGSATLPVVEPSGTLHAESWSARTAVSTAEHGHEEVESNSSARAPAMYFLPSQNQETWQTIYSDTADWEPYSQIVYGRKVTAPRQRHGVACWSFDELVRSLGPADYISLASNYHTFIIDNIPVLDFSMKNEARRFITFLDALYESRCKLIVRAEVGPDDLFFPEMRASGRTTGGIGTAPAQVEVVDDATDSETIAEVFQDQMSPFRPNISTYADSRNAKYDPDQDSDFGKEQESKIDFTKTGGFTGEDERFAYKRATSRLWELCSGQWHAREGDWWRPLAREARHWEGKEVSKPMPSPLINSPKSEITMGEPVELDETAGLERHRAQSLKEGERHAI from the coding sequence ATGAACCGAGCGGCcacatccatcaccatcactgACCCCTTTGTCAAGTACACGTCCCTGATAGCTACAGGTGCTTACAGCCCTGATGCGGCACAGTACCGTCTcgcacaccacctccaaaagATATACACAAGACTCAAAGACTACAAACCCACCCACGAGTATCGAAGCAGGCTGGGCCAGATTGCCAGAGCCATTGATCCTGTCACCACGAGTGCACATGGAGGAGACGATATAGCGTCTCCCACCCATCCCATTCGTCGGAATCCTCTCTTTTCCAAACTTTTTCAGCGAGATGACAGCAAAGACAGTCTTGCCCTGGCAAGAACACTCACTGACCAGCAAGCCGCTCTCCATGTAAACTCTCCCAAAGGGCTTTTTCTGTCGGGCGAGGTGGGCACAGGCAAATCGATGTTGCTCGATCTCTTGGCCGAGGGTCTTCCTACAcaagggaagaagaggtggcATTATAACACATTCATGCTTCACGCCTTTTCACGGCTGGAAGAATTCCGAAAGTCGCACTCCAAGGTCTTTTCAACACACGGCGCAGAGTACTCGCTGCTGTGGATAGCAAAGGAAATGGTTGAGCAGTCTCCCATTCTCTTCCTTGATGAGTTTCAGCTCCCTGATCGAGCCGCCAGCAAGATCATGAACAATCTTTTCATTGCCTTTTTCCAGTTGGGTGGTGTTCTCATTGCTTCGTCCAACAGAATGCccgaggagcttgagaaAGCCACAGGTGGTTACTACTCGCCACCAACCACCGGTGGACTTGTGGAAAGGGTACTAGGGTATGGGAAGAGTCAGTATGGTGAGCTGTTTGGGAAGACGAGTGATTTTGCCAGCTTTCTGGAAGTTCTGAAGGCTCGATGTGACTTCTGGCACATGGAGGGCACGCGGGACTGGCGGAGAAGGGAAAGCCATGGCAGTGCTACTCTCCCTGTTGTGGAGCCATCTGGTACTTTGCATGCCGAGAGTTGGTCAGCAAGAACAGCCGTCAGTACTGCTGAGCATGGCCATGAAGAGGTCGAAAGCAACTCTTCGGCACGGGCACCAGCGATGTATTTCCTACCATCTCAAAATCAGGAAACATGGCAAACCATTTACTCAGACACTGCGGATTGGGAGCCATACTCTCAAATAGTATATGGGAGGAAGGTAACTGCTCCCAGACAGCGACACGGAGTGGCGTGCTGGAGCTTTGATGAACTCGTGAGATCTCTAGGTCCCGCAGATTACATCAGTCTGGCGTCCAACTACCACACGTTCATCATTGACAACATTCCTGTTTTGGATTTTTCCATGAAGAACGAGGCCAGAAGGTTCATCACCTTTTTGGACGCCCTGTACGAGTCACGCTGCAAGCTCATTGTTCGTGCTGAGGTCGGCCCTGATGACTTGTTCTTCCCGGAGATGAGGGCGTCGGGTAGAACAACGGGCGGAATTGGGACCGCTCCGGCCCaagttgaggttgtcgatgATGCTACCGATTCCGAGACCATCGCAGAGGTTTTCCAAGATCAAATGTCCCCCTTCCGGCCCAACATCTCTACTTATGCCGACTCCAGAAATGCCAAATATGATCCGGATCAGGACTCGGATTTTGGCAAGGAACAGGAGAGCAAGATTGACTTTACCAAAACCGGGGGTTTCACCGGTGAAGACGAAAGATTCGCGTACAAGAGAGCCACGAGTAGACTGTGGGAGCTATGCAGCGGGCAGTGGCATGCTCGGGAAGGGGATTGGTGGCGCcctttggcgagggaggctaGGCACTGGGAAGGCAAAGAGGTATCGAAGCCTATGCCTTCACCCCTTATTAACTCACCCAAGAGCGAGATTACCATGGGTGAGCCTGTAGAGTTGGATGAGACTGCTGGCCTGGAGAGGCATAGAGCTCAAAGCTTGAAGGAGGGCGAACGCCACGCGATCTAA
- the YCK2 gene encoding Palmitoylated plasma membrane-bound casein kinase (COG:T; EggNog:ENOG503NV9M) — protein sequence MASSSSNVVGVHYRVGKKIGEGSFGVIFEGTNLLNNQQVAIKFEPRKSDAPQLRDEYRTYKILVGCPGIPNVYYFGQEGLHNILVIDLLGPSLEDLFDHCNRRFSLKTVVMVAKQMLSRVQTIHEKNLIYRDIKPDNFLIGRPNSKTSNVIHVVDFGMAKQYRDPKTKQHIPYRERKSLSGTARYMSINTHLGREQSRRDDLEALGHVFMYFLRGGLPWQGLKAATNKQKYEKIGEKKQTTPIKELCEGFPEQLVTYLTYVRNLGFEDTPDYDYLRELFTTALKEAGIPEDGEYDWMKVGKPDRKGDWDRPGALHNPNARPGASAMEIHGNSRGPTTHHQSDPRAPQLSMSHLNAGKPLPPQPNQRQSKQGRPNAPALGAQRPAVGGYNMPAATPTGSTQAQFQTSTQNLPQRPMAHSPAIPAPQNNAQPQPTGFQKFMKTLCCG from the exons ATggcgtcgtcatcctccaacgTTGTTGGTGTACACTATAGAGTGGGAAAGAAAATCGGAGAGGGTTCGTTCGGTGTAATTTTCGAGGGCACAAACCTCCTGAACAACCAACAGGTTGCCATCAAGTTT GAACCAAGAAAGAGCGATGCCCCCCAACTGAGAGATGAGTACAGGACATACAAGATCCTCGTCGGGTGCC CTGGCATCCCAAATGTGTACTACTtcggccaagaaggtctGCACAACATCCTGGTGATCGATCTTCTCGGTCCATCGCTCGAGGATCTTTTCGACCACTGCAACCGGAGATTCTCCCTCAAGACGGTTGTCATGGTCGCCAAGCAGATGCTATCCCGCGTCCAAACCATCCACGAGAAGAACCTGATCTACCGTGATATCAAGCCCGATAACTTCCTCATCGGCAGGCCAAACTCCAAGACTTCCAATGTCATCCACGTGGTCGATTTCGGTATGGCCAAACAATACCGTGACCCCAAGACGAAGCAACACATTCCCTACCGCGAACGCAAGTCGCTTTCTGGCACTGCTCGTTACATGAGTATCAACACCCATCTTGGTCGCGAGCAGTCGAGAAGAGACGATCTCGAGGCCCTTGGCCACGTATTCATGTACTTTTTGCGCGGTGGTCTTCCCTGGCAGGGTCTCAAGGCTGCTACTAATAAGCAGAAGTACGAGAAGATtggtgagaagaagcagacgACGCCCATCAAGGAGCTGTGCGAGGGTTTCCCCGAGCAGCTGGTGACGTATCTGACATATGTGCGCAACCTCGGCTTTGAGGACACGCCCGACTATGACTACCTCCGTGAGCTTTTCACTACGGCGCTCAAGGAGGCTGGCATTCCCGAAGATGGAGAGTATGACTGGATGAAGGTTGGCAAGCCCGACAGGAAGGGGGACTGGGACCGCCCGGGCGCTTTGCACAACCCAAACGCCCGCCCCGGGGCTTCGGCCATGGAGATCCACGGCAACTCGAGGGGGCCGACGACACACCACCAAAGCGACCCGCGAGCCCCTCAATTGAGCATGTCGCATTTAAACGCCGGGAAACCCCTACCGCCCCAGCCGAACCAGAGGCAGTCGAAGCAAGGACGGCCAAACGCGCCCGCCTTGGGAGCCCAAAGGCCCGCGGTCGGGGGTTACAACATGCCAGCAGCGACACCTACGGGATCAACCCAAGCCCAGTTCCAGACCAGCACCCAGAACCTGCCGCAACGACCGATGGCACACTCGCCCGCCATACCTGCTCCCCAGAATAACGCtcaaccacagccaacaGGCTTCCAGAAGTTCATGAAGACTCTTTGCTGCGGTTAA
- a CDS encoding hypothetical protein (COG:U; COG:Y; EggNog:ENOG503NTX6; BUSCO:EOG09260EPS), which translates to MFAPTLQEGGPAKGTRSSRRRQRPLSGENSAQQPKAKRQRLPLSETTFANPDAAATAAPETFEVKSDQLDLLGTKSDGIENVGVPRRELSVRFKKPKAGERPNKGDGSVVLTQNNAYTVSKLPALPDRLRADAQSKTYLPVPLGEGTPRGLVMLTPLKDRQQGAIFSSSGYALTLTHTHAFVWPYASTVSSPETFVFTLPYPSKHVNDPLPLGSLVPPSAASDEPGLVVVMPVSGKIAYWESIASAATLDFIRQQRNGVEDSIPGMFSGEHVLQIVNAETSAFVLVLSSGRLAYMSVRDTHGRPGISVQFLRDGLSNNLAGFLGNIRNAFSGSSSRTDIVAARATHGSNVGERIIAAASTKGRLCFWKIHRGGQHELLIDFPLRDALSEAVRATDKKAQDFTPDSFEVLDFTFVPRGVEDKYISASRLNKYDLEQGIDTVQHGLLLVSHSDRRQSRYAIVEVTIEEGDYRLGIVRPINSYTTPVRPVAAEKPRLHLPRPALVAFVVFDRAVVVASMGLLPESPDVQLLDDAHVLPPTFEDVIDFRDEDSLQVVGSGSEEPSSNDPGQDGQRIHRFRTKNPAVVLLLQGVGTVRVAVTDVDRFTTNQPPQITAKSKLEQAVFFGVKGDNPLVFRGKRQLPFSAQDIGTAAILLSSEILGSKTPFISNISASLENNLRLRISYLDGLISYVGELAIELDAQTRWKLLYNAEKLAVATYVWQKHEDFLAQRPQGERTVVTEIVAWIHESQKTDLNMAVGEVDPVRHWFIHDVWRFDIFLAWTYQVIKYIYTKGVVNSDDEITRLAWEAATVENGALAEARKFRLSRANDYGVSGTEVPGGTGFPEPWSATHLIIHNHKRLVEFCFKWLDSHQPAQESNPANKMLLESTRGLLPPLISQYLQSLIDQASWATESEVSEIQERGKLYLKAYAEEVYDKVTRLKDFELWEEAIQLAKEYKGFDALAEVVVQQILLMEQKAASAVPQNAENMQFQVEEKKKRMGRLFDDYGANFAFRAYEVLLENSGVQAVLDFPYDRHGFATLFLRAKPELAKISWINDVQRENDIDHAAETLLNLGLSRKQQIWNKKIELSLGKLAFLAEEAEQSTNGDHVSSASTDLLAKTSINLEKIDQELEIIKIQDTLYKTILPIIKEGVDESAELELLLKEQAVLIPKRQKAFHRIFEDGMSRLLKHEALHPATLIDLLTLADLGEQYEHVIPDPFCLALKVAKYGLKGEERAKAVRLIWRRCFVRDDWKAVNQTKNKGDEAQLTLLGNTATYHALFAVYEQRLSDDKFSPFVKPSECLGVYTEEVDRRFGNLDEQAQQKILENMKWEDDELRGYVEKARADAWFLTTSEYAEKTVTAAFSELTAAGRSSVNGDGRSEEAAILKKFAEKAAAGKDGGKNGGGGLFAV; encoded by the exons ATGTTTGCGCCCACTCTCCAAGAAGGCGGGCCCGCGAAGGGAACCCGCAGCAGTCGCCGTCGTCAGCGACCTTTGAGCGGCGAGAATTCAGCACAACAACCCAAAGCGAAACGGCAAAGACTGCCATTGTCGGAAACGACTTTTGCGAATCCCGATGCCGCTGCCACTGCCGCGCCCGAGACCTTTGAGGTGAAGTCGGACCAGCTCGACCTGCTTGGCACGAAGAGCGACGGCATTGAGAATGTCGGCGTGCCGCGACGGGAGCTCAGTGTCCGTTTCAAGAAGCCAAAGGCCGGCGAGAGACCAAACAAGGGCGATGGGAGTGTTGTTCTG ACACAGAACAATGCGTACACAGTGAGCAAGCTGCCAGCGTTGCCGGATAGGCTCCGCGCCGACGCGCAGAGTAAGACCTACCTGCCTGTACCCTTGGGCGAGGGAACTCCGCGTGGACTTGTGATGCTAACTCCTCTAAAAGACCGACAGCAGGGTGCCATCTTTTCTTCAAGCGGCTATGCCCTGACCCTCACCCATACGCACGCCTTCGTCTGGCCATATGCATCGACCGTCTCATCTCCCGAAACATTCGTCTTCACACTCCCCTATCCCTCGAAGCACGTCAACGACCCTCTACCGCTCGGCTCCCTAGTGCCACCATCCGCCGCCTCCGATGAACCGGGTCTGGTGGTTGTCATGCCCGTCAGCGGCAAAATCGCCTACTGGGAATCTATTGCGAGCGCCGCTACTCTCGACTTCATCCGCCAGCAACGGAACGGGGTCGAGGACAGCATCCCGGGGATGTTCTCCGGAGAGCATGTCCTTCAGATTGTAAACGCGGAAACTTCTGCCTTCGTCCTTGTTCTGAGCAGTGGTCGCCTTGCCTACATGAGCGTCAGGGATACCCACGGCCGACCTGGAATCTCCGTCCAATTCCTCCGCGACGGCTTGTCCAACAATCTGGCGGGCTTCCTTGGCAACATCCGCAACGCCTTTTCTGGCTCCTCATCTCGGACCGACATTGTAGCCGCACGGGCAACACATGGGTCGAACGTCGGAGAGCGCATCATTGCCGCCGCTTCCACCAAAGGGAGATTATGCTTTTGGAAGATCCATCGTGGCGGTCAGCACGAGTTGCTTATCGACTTTCCTCTGCGAGATGCCTTGAGCGAAGCAGTCCGCGCAACCGACAAGAAAGCTCAGGATTTCACACCGGATTCTTTTGAGGTATTGGACTTTACCTTTGTCCCACGAGGCGTTGAAGACAAATACATTAGTGCCAGTCGACTCAACAAGTATGACCTTGAACAAGGGATCGACACGGTACAGCATGGATTGTTGCTGGTATCACACTCGGACAGGCGCCAGTCTCGATATGCCATTGTGGAGGTGACgatcgaggagggtgacTATCGACTTGGTATTGTTCGCCCGATAAATtcatacaccacccccgtcagACCTGTTGCTGCCGAGAAACCCCGACTCCACCTACCACGTCCAGCACTTGTTGCTTTCGTCGTATTTGACCGGGCCGTAGTTGTTGCCTCCATGGGTTTGCTCCCCGAGTCTCCTGACGTGCAGCTGCTGGACGACGCTCATGTCTTACCGCCAACGTTTGAGGACGTGATCGACTTTCGAGATGAGGATTCATTACAGGTGGTTGGCTCCGGCAGCGAAGAGCCCAGCAGCAATGATCCGGGTCAAGATGGGCAGCGTATCCACCGATTCAGAACCAAAAATCCGGCCGTCGTGCTCTTGTTGCAAGGTGTTGGGACTGTCAGGGTTGCCGTGACGGATGTGGACCGATTCACTACTAACCAGCCACCACAAATCACAGCAAAGAGCAAGCTCGAGCAGGCCGTCTTCTTTGGGGTCAAGGGGGACAACCCGCTCGTCTTTCGGGGCAAGAGGCAGCTTCCTTTCTCCGCGCAGGATATTGGAACAGCCGCTATCCTGCTCAGCAGCGAGATCCTGGGCTCCAAGACACCTTTCATTTCCAACATCTCAGCCTCCCTCGAAAACAACCTTCGGCTACGGATCAGCTATCTGGATGGCCTAATCTCCTACGTTGGCGAGCTCGCGATTGAGCTGGATGCCCAAACCCGCTGGAAGTTGCTCTACAACGCCGAAAAACTGGCGGTTGCAACATATGTGTGGCAGAAGCATGAGGACTTCCTCGCACAGCGACCACAAGGAGAGAGAACAGTGGTCACGGAAATCGTTGCCTGGATTCATGAAAGCCAAAAAACGGACCTCAACATGGCGGTCGGAGAGGTTGATCCTGTCCGGCATTGGTTTATTCATGACGTCTGGAGATTCGACATCTTCCTTGCTTGGACTTATCAGGTCATCAAGTACATCTACACAAAGGGAGTTGTCAACTCTGATGATGAAATCACCCGACTGGCATGGGAAGCCGCTACTGTCGAGAACGGAGCGCTTGCCGAGGCCCGGAAGTTCCGTCTCTCCAGGGCTAATGACTATGGAGTGAGCGGCACTGAGGTCCCGGGCGGCACCGGATTCCCAGAGCCCTGGTCTGCTACTCATCTCATTATTCACAACCACAAGCGACTTGTTGAGTTCTGTTTCAAGTGGCTCGACTCCCATCAACCAGCACAAGAGAGCAACCCCGCCAACAAAATGCTCCTCGAGTCAACCCGAGGTCTGCTGCCACCTTTGATCAGCCAATACCTGCAATCATTGATCGACCAGGCCTCGTGGGCTACGGAAAGTGAAGTCTCGGAAATTCAGGAGCGCGGAAAACTCTATCTGAAGGCGTACGCGGAGGAGGTTTATGACAAGGTAACCCGTCTGAAGGACTTTGAACTCTGGGAGGAGGCTATCCAGCTTGCCAAAGAGTACAAGGGCTTTGATGCCCTTGCCGAAGTCGTTGTGCAGCAGATTCTGTTGATGGAGCAGAAGGCCGCCAGCGCCGTCCCCCAAAACGCTGAGAACATGCAGTTCCAGgttgaagagaagaagaagcgtATGGGTAGGCTATTTGACGACTATGGAGCGAACTTTGCCTTCCGTGCTTATGAGGTCCTGCTCGAGAACAGTGGAGTCCAGGCCGTTCTCGACTTTCCATACGACAGACATGGCTTTGCTACGCTATTCCTCCGGGCCAAGCctgagctggccaagatttCATGGATCAACGATGTCCAACGAGAAAACGATATTGACCATGCTGCGGAAACTCTTCTCAATCTGGGTCTGAGCCGCAAGCAGCAGATCTGGAATAAGAAGATTGAGCTCAGCCTGGGCAAGCTGGCCTTTTTGGCTGAGGAAGCTGAACAGTCCACGAATGGAGACCACGTCAGCAGCGCATCCACTGATCTTCTGGCCAAGACCAGCATCAACCTGGAAAAGATTGATCAAGAGCTGGAGATTATCAAGATCCAGGACACTCTCTACAAGACCATCCtgcccatcatcaaggagggggttgacgagTCGGCGGAGCTGGAGCTTCTTCTCAAGGAGCAAGCCGTGCTGATTCCCAAGAGACAAAAGGCATTCCACCGGATTTTTGAGGACGGCATGTCTCGCTTGCTCAAGCATGAGGCGTTGCATCCTGCCACCTTGATCGACCTGCTCACGCTGGCCGACCTAGGCGAGCAGTACGAGCACGTGATCCCGGACCCGTTCTGTCTGGCCCTCAAGGTTGCTAAGTACGGCCTCAAGGGCGAGGAACGTGCTAAGGCGGTGCGGCTGATCTGGCGTCGCTGTTTTGTTCGCGACGATTGGAAGGCTGTCAACCAGACTAAGAACAAGGGTGACGAGGCGCAGCTGACGTTGTTGGGCAACACGGCTACCTACCATGCCCTCTTTGCTGTTTACGAGCAGA GACTCTCAGACGACAAGTTCAGCCCGTTTGTCAAGCCTTCGGAGTGTTTGGGGGTGTAcacggaggaggtggaccGACGGTTTGGGAACCTGGACGAGCAGGCGCAGCAGAAGATATTGGAGAATATGAagtgggaggatgatgagctgaggGGGTATgttgagaaggcgagggcggaTGCGTGGTTTCTCACGACGAGCGAGTATGCTGAGAAGACGGTGACGGCGGCGTTTAGCGAGCTGACGGCGGCTGGGAGGTCGAGTGTTAATGGGGATGGTAGGAgcgaggaggcggcgatTCTGAAGAAGTTTgcggagaaggcggcggcgggtaAGGATGGGGGAAagaatgggggtgggggctTGTTTGCGGTTTGA